The region GATGATTTCAAGACGGCTGTCAAGGGCCATAATCGAAACATCGAACCGCACCTGATCATTTCCCTTGCCGGTTGAGCCATGCACCACGGCCCTGGCTCCCTCCCGCCTGGCAACCTCGACGAGTTTTTCGGCAATCAGGGGACGGCCCAAAGCGGTAGCCAGAGGGTACTTCCCCTCATAGACTGCATTGGCCCACAGGGCCGGGAAACAGTAGCGGGTGAGAAATTCCTCACGCAAATCCTCCACATAAACTTTTGAAGCTCCGATCTGGATGCCCTTGTCACGAATTTTGCCAACATCCTCTTCCTGCCCAAGATCTGCAACCAGGGCAATGACTTCTGTCTGGTATTTATCGATCAGCCACCTGATGATGACCGAAGTATCCAATCCGCCTGAATAGGCCAAAACAACCTTATCGATTTTGCTGCTCATAGGGTTTATCAATCCTCACACTCATAAATGGTTTTTTCGGTTTTTTTCTGGTGTGCTTCCCAGGGATGCACCCGCCAGGAGCTTGAGCAGGACAGCCTGCTGCAGGTAAAGGCGATTCTCTGCCTGGTCAAAAACGATTGAATTTCTGCCCTCCAGCACATCTTCCGTGATTTCCTCTCCGCGGTGGGCTGGCAGGCAGTGCATGACCAGGACATCTTTCCGGGCTTTCTTCACCAGGGCCCGGTTGATTTGATAGCCATCAAAAGCCCGCCTTCGCTCTTCCTTTTCCGCTTCCTGCCCCATACTGACCCAGACATCCGTGTACAGGACATCTGCCTGATGGGCCGCTTCCTGCGGATCATGGGTAATCACGATCCGCTTTTTGGCTATGCCCTGCGAGACATCGGCTTCCCTGATCACTTCGGGGTCAGGCTCATATCCGGCCGGGCAGGCAATCCAGAGGTGAAGATTCAGCAGTGCTGCCGCCTGGATCCAGGAATTGGCGACATTATTGCCATCTCCGATGTAGGCAATCTTGAGATCGCTGAAGCTTCCGATTTTTTCCTTTATGGTAAATAGATCGCTCAGAATCTGGCAGGGATGGAATTTGTCGGTCAGCCCATTAATAACCGGAATAGTCGCATAGCGGGCAAGCTCTTCGATTTCCTGCTGCTGAAAGGTCCGGACCAGGACAGCATCGACATAGCCGGAAAGAATGCGCGCCGTATCCATGACCGGCTCTCCCCTGCCTATTTGCAGGTCATTGGCATTCAGGTAGAGAGCATATCCTCCCAGGTGAATCATGCCCACCTCAAACGAGATGCGCGTCCGGGTGGAGGATTTTTGAAAAATCATGGCCAGGGTTTTCCCCTTCAGCGGTGCAAAGTTGATGTCCTGCTGCTTCTTCCGCTTGAGCTTCAAGTCAAAGCTTAAGGCAAGGAGACTCTCAAAATCCTCACGGTTGAGATCTTTCATACTCAATAGGTCTTTGTTCATGAGTCGATTCCCAAGCTGTTATTGACTGACATTATCTGCCTGAGAGAGTACCGCATCCAGGACAGCAAGCCCTTCATCAATCTCTTCCCGGCTGATAACGAGAGGAGGCAGAAAGCGAAGGACATTACCCATGGTGCAATTAATGATCAGGCCCTTTTCAAGGCAAGTGCGGACAATCCGGCTTCCATCTCTATCCAGCTCCATTCCCCACAGGAGCCCTTTTCCCCGCACTTCTTTGATGAAGGGATACTTTCGCTGAAGGCCCTTGATACCCTCACTCAGGTGGTTCCCCGCTTTTT is a window of bacterium DNA encoding:
- the argF gene encoding ornithine carbamoyltransferase produces the protein MNKDLLSMKDLNREDFESLLALSFDLKLKRKKQQDINFAPLKGKTLAMIFQKSSTRTRISFEVGMIHLGGYALYLNANDLQIGRGEPVMDTARILSGYVDAVLVRTFQQQEIEELARYATIPVINGLTDKFHPCQILSDLFTIKEKIGSFSDLKIAYIGDGNNVANSWIQAAALLNLHLWIACPAGYEPDPEVIREADVSQGIAKKRIVITHDPQEAAHQADVLYTDVWVSMGQEAEKEERRRAFDGYQINRALVKKARKDVLVMHCLPAHRGEEITEDVLEGRNSIVFDQAENRLYLQQAVLLKLLAGASLGSTPEKNRKNHL